The following are from one region of the Sandaracinus amylolyticus genome:
- a CDS encoding beta-galactosidase codes for MGGVRLEDGALRIADRSVPLLCGAVHYWRLERESWRAALSETRALGIPIVETYVPWQVHELAPGDYDFGQRDPRKDVGAFLDLAADLGLYAFVRPGPHINSEMTWFGLPERIVYDKSIQARSPRQSPVVLGFPPRMFPVPSYASEQYHLESQRWLEAAAGQLAPRLWPQGPIVLLQVDNEATYWFRDSAYDQDYHPDAIAGWRAWLAQRYGTPHEAGKAHRREYAAWEDATPPERFDAETPEQLALHLDWGAWREELITRSLVRFKSAMSGAGLKGVPTVHNLPLGEQAAPVSTPRIEEIVDLVGLDYYHARREHRTIKRRTLFLAGSSRLPFAPEMGVGAPPWFTPLTHEDSLFCAMSACAYGLRGMSLYMTVDRDRWYGAPIDATGNPRLEAGAWKSFLHALTNVGFHRLQRRVEVGLALPREYSRLSRATHLMGVLSPITLEAIGGSPVEACSEEPLGFAGPIQVLWWTMIARFAEALTAAGVPYVYVDGDAPEERYDGLRVVIAPTYEFASVARWSRLCDFASEGGTVVFGPAMPTLDDTMRARPFEVPRNGRRVLIDRPEDADEVVRTLVHDLGLETPFRASPAPVETTVHEDDGGPRVLFVINPAPERIEATIELPYAIAFEDTASGDRFAGDRSITVPMAPHACRMLVVRRSAQEEGAQATAGRVS; via the coding sequence GTGGGCGGCGTTCGCCTCGAGGACGGAGCACTGCGCATCGCGGATCGCAGCGTCCCGCTGCTCTGCGGCGCCGTGCACTACTGGCGCCTCGAGCGCGAGTCGTGGCGCGCTGCGCTCTCCGAGACACGCGCGCTCGGGATCCCGATCGTCGAGACCTACGTGCCCTGGCAGGTGCACGAGCTCGCGCCCGGCGACTACGACTTCGGGCAGCGCGATCCGCGCAAGGACGTCGGCGCGTTCCTCGATCTCGCGGCCGACCTCGGGCTCTACGCGTTCGTACGACCGGGGCCGCACATCAACTCCGAGATGACGTGGTTCGGGCTGCCCGAGCGCATCGTCTACGACAAGTCGATCCAGGCGCGCTCGCCGCGACAGAGCCCGGTCGTGCTCGGGTTCCCGCCGCGCATGTTCCCGGTGCCCTCGTACGCGAGCGAGCAGTACCACCTCGAGTCGCAGCGCTGGCTCGAGGCCGCCGCCGGGCAGCTCGCGCCGCGCCTCTGGCCGCAGGGCCCGATCGTGCTGCTCCAGGTCGACAACGAGGCCACCTACTGGTTCCGCGACTCCGCGTACGACCAGGACTACCACCCCGACGCGATCGCGGGCTGGCGCGCGTGGCTCGCGCAGCGCTACGGCACGCCGCACGAAGCAGGCAAGGCGCACCGCCGCGAGTACGCCGCGTGGGAGGACGCGACGCCGCCCGAGCGCTTCGACGCCGAGACCCCCGAGCAGCTCGCGCTGCACCTCGACTGGGGCGCGTGGCGCGAGGAGCTGATCACGCGCTCGCTCGTGCGCTTCAAGAGCGCGATGTCGGGCGCGGGCCTCAAGGGCGTGCCGACCGTGCACAACCTCCCGCTCGGCGAGCAGGCCGCGCCGGTGAGCACGCCGCGCATCGAGGAGATCGTCGATCTCGTCGGGCTCGACTACTACCACGCACGCCGCGAGCACCGGACGATCAAGCGCCGCACGCTCTTCCTCGCGGGCAGCTCGCGCCTGCCGTTCGCGCCCGAGATGGGCGTGGGCGCGCCGCCCTGGTTCACGCCGCTCACCCACGAGGACTCGCTCTTCTGCGCGATGAGCGCGTGCGCGTACGGCCTGCGCGGGATGAGCCTCTACATGACCGTCGATCGCGATCGCTGGTATGGCGCGCCGATCGACGCGACCGGCAACCCGCGGCTCGAGGCGGGCGCGTGGAAGAGCTTCCTGCACGCGCTCACGAACGTCGGGTTCCATCGCCTCCAGCGGCGCGTCGAGGTCGGGCTCGCGCTGCCTCGCGAGTACTCGCGCCTCTCGCGCGCGACGCACCTCATGGGCGTGCTCTCGCCGATCACGCTCGAGGCGATCGGCGGCTCGCCGGTCGAGGCGTGCAGCGAGGAGCCGCTCGGCTTCGCGGGGCCGATCCAGGTGCTCTGGTGGACGATGATCGCGCGCTTCGCCGAGGCGCTCACCGCGGCGGGCGTGCCCTACGTCTACGTCGACGGCGATGCGCCCGAGGAGCGCTACGACGGGCTTCGCGTGGTGATCGCGCCGACCTACGAGTTCGCGTCGGTCGCGCGCTGGTCGCGGCTCTGCGACTTCGCGTCGGAGGGCGGCACCGTGGTGTTCGGTCCCGCGATGCCGACGCTCGACGACACGATGCGCGCGCGCCCCTTCGAGGTGCCGCGCAACGGGCGCAGGGTGCTGATCGATCGCCCCGAGGACGCCGACGAGGTGGTGCGCACGCTCGTGCACGACCTCGGGCTCGAGACGCCCTTCCGCGCGTCGCCCGCGCCGGTCGAGACCACGGTGCACGAGGACGACGGCGGGCCGCGCGTGCTCTTCGTGATCAACCCCGCGCCCGAGCGCATCGAGGCGACGATCGAGCTCCCCTACGCGATCGCGTTCGAGGACACAGCGAGCGGTGATCGCTTCGCGGGCGATCGCTCGATCACGGTGCCGATGGCGCCCCACGCGTGCCGCATGCTCGTGGTGCGGCGGAGCGCGCAGGAAGAGGGCGCGCAGGCGACGGCCGGGAGGGTCTCGTGA
- a CDS encoding sensor histidine kinase, producing the protein MEWRSRLVYLALIPAIAIAAGILGYFSIQSARQFARESEQSVLASTLVLVDEKVDRVEQMIITSDEAVFHLVDLERPQAVSDTWQPLAERISPSVRAFLVLDDGGEVLGYACRCSAQERRDFLKVFTERILPNLELERERIGVLRHHHRTYADTSYLISYRAVRHEGRRHYLIAHHDTGFIEREVFPTLFVHEEERVSYNVVDDDNRLVYGQSRIARAGDYLVGRRFPTTLYGWRLQIAPKQAPELIVRGAEQVYTESALIGLSFAIVLLGVGFLIYAAVKESRLNALRSEFIANVSHELKTPLSVVRMFSEMLMTGRVRDEKKREQYLQIIARESERLTALIDNVLDFSAIERGKQTYQMREGDLADIVARAIDTFRYRLERENLEVKLEVIGEVPAVRFDEQAILLAVMNLLDNAMKYGAGSTIEVTIERGRRHAYVRVRDHGPGIPDEHHKRVFERFYRVRNGASSARGSGIGLSLVKRIIEAHRGRAWVENAEGGGARVSLSLPFSNLAGGGPTVGLSSWRNDAGPPPDDDIGER; encoded by the coding sequence ATGGAGTGGCGCTCGCGCCTCGTGTACCTCGCCTTGATCCCCGCGATCGCGATCGCGGCCGGGATCCTCGGGTATTTCTCCATCCAGTCGGCGCGTCAGTTCGCGCGCGAGAGCGAGCAGTCGGTGCTCGCGTCGACGCTCGTGCTCGTCGACGAGAAGGTCGATCGCGTCGAGCAGATGATCATCACGAGCGACGAGGCGGTGTTCCACCTCGTCGATCTCGAGCGCCCCCAGGCGGTCTCCGACACCTGGCAGCCGCTCGCCGAGCGCATCTCGCCGAGCGTGCGTGCGTTCCTCGTGCTCGACGACGGCGGCGAGGTGCTCGGCTACGCGTGTCGCTGCTCGGCGCAGGAGCGTCGTGACTTCCTGAAGGTGTTCACCGAGCGCATCCTGCCGAACCTCGAGCTCGAGCGAGAGCGCATCGGCGTGCTGCGGCATCACCACCGCACCTACGCGGACACGAGCTATCTGATCAGCTACCGCGCGGTGCGCCACGAGGGCCGTCGCCACTACCTGATCGCGCACCACGACACCGGGTTCATCGAGCGCGAGGTGTTCCCCACGCTCTTCGTGCACGAGGAAGAGCGCGTCTCGTACAACGTCGTCGACGACGACAACCGCCTGGTCTACGGGCAGTCCCGCATCGCGCGCGCCGGCGACTACCTCGTGGGTCGTCGCTTCCCGACGACGCTCTACGGATGGCGCCTCCAGATCGCACCGAAGCAAGCGCCCGAGCTGATCGTGCGCGGCGCGGAGCAGGTCTACACGGAGAGCGCGCTGATCGGCCTCTCGTTCGCGATCGTGCTGCTGGGCGTGGGCTTCCTCATCTACGCCGCGGTGAAGGAGAGCCGGCTCAACGCGCTGCGCAGCGAGTTCATCGCGAACGTCTCGCACGAGCTGAAGACGCCGCTCTCGGTCGTGCGGATGTTCAGCGAGATGCTGATGACGGGCCGGGTGCGCGACGAGAAGAAGCGCGAGCAGTACCTGCAGATCATCGCGCGCGAGAGCGAGCGCCTCACCGCGCTGATCGACAACGTGCTCGACTTCAGCGCGATCGAGCGCGGCAAGCAGACCTACCAGATGCGCGAGGGCGATCTCGCCGACATCGTCGCGCGCGCGATCGACACGTTCCGCTATCGCCTCGAGCGCGAGAACCTCGAGGTGAAGCTCGAGGTGATCGGAGAAGTGCCCGCGGTGCGCTTCGACGAGCAGGCGATCCTGCTCGCGGTGATGAACCTGCTCGACAACGCGATGAAGTACGGCGCGGGCTCGACGATCGAGGTCACGATCGAGCGCGGCCGCCGGCACGCGTACGTGCGGGTGCGCGATCACGGGCCGGGCATCCCCGACGAGCACCACAAGCGCGTGTTCGAGCGCTTCTATCGGGTGCGCAACGGCGCGAGCAGCGCGCGCGGATCGGGCATCGGGCTCTCGCTGGTGAAGCGCATCATCGAAGCGCATCGCGGGCGCGCATGGGTGGAGAACGCGGAGGGCGGTGGCGCGCGCGTGAGCTTGTCGCTCCCGTTCTCGAACCTCGCGGGCGGCGGCCCCACGGTCGGGCTCTCGAGCTGGCGCAACGACGCGGGACCGCCTCCCGACGACGACATCGGTGAGCGATGA
- the pip gene encoding prolyl aminopeptidase, giving the protein MTFPPIDPLATGRLRTRDGQEIHWETSGNPRGKPALYLHGGPGSGILTGHRRRFDPERWLVVALEQRGCGRSTPRVTDALDTLATNTTDALIADIEALREHLGIDAWLVHGVSWGTTLGLAYAQAHPERVTELVLICVVSTSAAEVTWITEDLRRVFPREWERFEAASKRRPGQRVIDAYHERITSPDPIERDEAARAWCAWEDTHVSLDPRYRPQPLFDDPVFRGTFATLTIHYWKHAGFLDDGALLSRMDRIAHIPGAMIHGRLDISSPLEWPWQLQRAWPKSTLTIIDDEGHGGETMIAEVVSAIARFAP; this is encoded by the coding sequence ATGACGTTCCCTCCGATCGACCCGCTCGCGACGGGGAGGCTGCGCACCCGCGACGGCCAGGAGATCCACTGGGAGACCTCGGGCAACCCGCGGGGAAAGCCCGCGCTCTATCTCCACGGGGGTCCGGGCAGCGGGATCTTGACGGGGCATCGTCGCCGCTTCGATCCCGAGCGCTGGCTCGTCGTCGCGCTCGAGCAGCGCGGCTGCGGGCGCAGCACGCCGCGCGTGACCGACGCGCTCGACACGCTCGCGACGAACACGACCGACGCGCTGATCGCCGACATCGAGGCGCTGCGCGAGCACCTCGGCATCGACGCGTGGCTCGTGCACGGCGTCTCGTGGGGCACCACGCTCGGGCTCGCGTACGCGCAGGCGCACCCCGAGCGCGTGACCGAGCTCGTGCTGATTTGCGTCGTGTCGACGAGCGCGGCCGAGGTCACGTGGATCACCGAGGATCTGCGCCGCGTCTTCCCGCGGGAGTGGGAGCGCTTCGAGGCGGCCTCGAAACGCCGCCCCGGCCAGCGCGTGATCGACGCGTACCACGAGCGCATCACCTCACCCGATCCGATCGAGCGCGACGAAGCGGCGCGCGCGTGGTGCGCGTGGGAGGACACCCACGTCTCGCTCGACCCGCGCTACCGCCCGCAGCCGCTCTTCGACGATCCGGTGTTCCGCGGGACGTTCGCGACGCTCACGATCCACTACTGGAAGCACGCCGGCTTCCTCGACGACGGCGCGCTGCTCTCCCGCATGGATCGCATCGCGCACATCCCCGGCGCGATGATCCACGGCCGTCTCGACATCAGCTCGCCGCTCGAGTGGCCGTGGCAGCTCCAGCGCGCGTGGCCGAAGAGCACGCTGACGATCATCGACGACGAAGGCCACGGAGGCGAAACGATGATCGCCGAGGTCGTCTCAGCGATCGCCCGCTTCGCCCCCTGA
- a CDS encoding response regulator transcription factor has protein sequence MAAPERRILLVEDDPAIALGLVDSLEFEGFAVTHARTGHEGIQLARSEHPDCIILDLMLPDTNGYRVCEQIRAHDTLVPILMLTARSQEADKIRGLDAGADDYVTKPFSVGELVARIRAIFRRTTRAQITEAPIRIGTASIDPAAQTMKRGRETTSLSFYEVQLLKYLFERAGQVVSREELLDKVWGVEGSPTNRTIDNFIVKLRKKIEPNPEKPAHILTVYGLGYKLVV, from the coding sequence ATGGCGGCCCCCGAGCGACGCATCTTGCTCGTCGAGGACGACCCGGCGATCGCGCTCGGGCTCGTCGACTCGCTCGAGTTCGAGGGCTTCGCGGTCACCCACGCGCGCACGGGACACGAGGGCATCCAGCTCGCGCGCAGCGAGCATCCGGACTGCATCATCCTCGACCTCATGCTGCCCGACACCAACGGCTATCGGGTGTGCGAGCAGATCCGCGCGCACGACACGCTGGTGCCGATCCTCATGCTCACCGCGCGCTCGCAGGAAGCGGACAAGATCCGCGGGCTCGACGCGGGCGCGGACGACTACGTGACGAAGCCGTTCAGCGTCGGCGAGCTCGTCGCGCGCATCCGCGCGATCTTCCGCCGCACCACGCGCGCGCAGATCACGGAGGCGCCGATCCGCATCGGCACTGCGTCGATCGATCCCGCGGCGCAGACGATGAAGCGCGGTCGCGAGACCACGTCGCTCTCGTTCTACGAAGTGCAGCTGCTGAAGTACTTGTTCGAGCGCGCGGGCCAGGTCGTCAGCCGCGAGGAGCTGCTCGACAAGGTGTGGGGCGTCGAGGGCAGCCCGACGAACCGCACGATCGACAACTTCATCGTGAAGCTGCGCAAGAAGATCGAGCCCAACCCCGAGAAGCCCGCGCACATCCTCACGGTGTACGGCTTGGGCTACAAGCTCGTCGTGTGA
- a CDS encoding RidA family protein translates to MSKREVLSSEHAPKAIGPYSQGIRCGQMVFFSGQIPLDANGEFVGQGDVRAQAEQVMKNIEALLKSAGLGFDDVVKATMFLVDLADFATVNEIYAKRFEGIAPPARSTIQVAALPRGAKVEVEIIAIAG, encoded by the coding sequence ATGAGCAAGCGCGAAGTCCTCTCGAGCGAGCACGCACCGAAGGCGATCGGCCCCTATTCGCAGGGCATCCGGTGCGGACAGATGGTCTTCTTCTCGGGGCAGATCCCCCTCGACGCGAACGGCGAGTTCGTCGGCCAGGGCGACGTGCGCGCGCAGGCCGAGCAGGTGATGAAGAACATCGAGGCGCTGCTGAAGAGCGCCGGCCTCGGGTTCGACGACGTGGTGAAGGCGACGATGTTCCTCGTCGACCTCGCGGACTTCGCGACGGTGAACGAGATCTACGCGAAGCGGTTCGAGGGGATCGCGCCGCCGGCGCGGTCGACGATCCAGGTCGCGGCGCTGCCCCGTGGGGCGAAGGTCGAGGTCGAGATCATCGCGATCGCGGGCTGA